In Clostridia bacterium, one genomic interval encodes:
- a CDS encoding sodium ion-translocating decarboxylase subunit beta: MVEALGDFVLSTGFAALTWKHVIMLVVSCVMMYLAIVKKYEPMLLLPISFGMLLANLPMTGLSAPPIGSTPGGLLYYLNLGTKLGIYPMLVFFGIGAMTDFGPLIANPKTILLGAAAQAGIFITFIAALLVGFRPLEAASIGVIGAADGPTAIYVTSRFAPHMLAQVAVAAYSYMSLVPIIMPPVMRALTTKRERVIKMKQLRPVSKTEKIIFPIIVTVLMGLILPSGAGLIGSLMIGNLIKESGVVDRLSKTVQNELASIVTIFLGLTVGASATAEAFLNVQTLGILALGLLAFSGGIGVGVLVGKLMCWLSGGKVNPLIGAAGISAVPMAARVVQVVGQEEDPNNYLLMHAMGANVGGQIASTIAAGVILTLFSKPDMASKLTLMISAAFRAL; encoded by the coding sequence TTGGTGGAGGCATTAGGTGATTTCGTCCTGAGCACCGGTTTTGCAGCCCTCACGTGGAAGCATGTGATCATGCTCGTCGTATCGTGCGTCATGATGTACCTGGCCATAGTGAAGAAGTACGAACCGATGCTGCTTCTCCCGATATCCTTCGGCATGCTCCTTGCTAACCTGCCGATGACAGGGCTGTCGGCCCCTCCGATCGGCAGCACGCCCGGAGGACTCCTGTACTACCTCAACCTCGGCACCAAGCTAGGAATCTATCCTATGCTTGTGTTCTTCGGAATCGGGGCAATGACCGACTTCGGCCCCCTCATTGCCAACCCGAAGACGATCCTCCTTGGCGCTGCGGCGCAGGCAGGGATCTTCATCACCTTTATTGCCGCTTTGCTCGTCGGATTTCGGCCTCTCGAAGCCGCCTCAATCGGCGTCATCGGTGCAGCAGACGGCCCTACGGCGATCTATGTCACATCCCGATTCGCCCCGCACATGCTGGCTCAGGTCGCGGTCGCAGCCTACTCCTACATGTCCCTCGTTCCTATCATAATGCCGCCTGTGATGCGAGCGCTCACAACCAAGCGGGAACGGGTCATCAAGATGAAACAGCTGAGGCCGGTGTCGAAAACGGAGAAGATCATATTCCCCATCATCGTCACCGTTCTCATGGGCCTCATACTGCCGTCTGGCGCAGGCCTCATAGGATCGCTGATGATCGGGAACCTGATCAAGGAGTCCGGCGTGGTGGATAGGCTCAGCAAGACTGTCCAGAATGAGCTTGCGAGCATTGTCACGATATTCCTAGGCCTCACGGTTGGAGCTTCAGCCACCGCAGAGGCGTTCCTGAACGTGCAGACCCTGGGCATACTGGCTCTCGGGCTTCTGGCCTTCTCCGGCGGAATAGGCGTGGGTGTGTTGGTGGGCAAACTCATGTGCTGGCTCTCTGGAGGAAAGGTAAACCCGCTGATCGGCGCGGCGGGCATCTCAGCCGTGCCTATGGCAGCCCGCGTGGTCCAGGTCGTGGGCCAGGAAGAGGACCCAAACAACTACCTACTCATGCACGCCATGGGCGCAAACGTGGGCGGGCAGATCGCATCCACGATTGCAGCTGGTGTAATACTTACCCTGTTCAGCAAGCCCGACATGGCGTCCAAGCTCACGCTGATGATCAGCGCGGCGTTCAGGGCATTGTAG
- a CDS encoding AAA family ATPase, producing MRIQEILIDGFGVFAGQRVKDIGPGVVVFSGPNEAGKTTLMSFIRGVLFGYENKASRFHYPPLAGGRHGGALTVAMSDGSERRIERYVGAPRASSPDVPVGISKAFYSNVFAFGLSELASISSLGSEEVSARIYSAGAGLGAASLPRARADLGRAIDALYKPSGSTPEINRIIASMQSAEHEISALLKAPKEYNELIERIKLAQEEARAATVAADAARRLELWLTSLLRTRDTWEAMLSASRSIEQLRDASRGDEARRASLASVAAGIRELERESTAHARLMRSLPALEAALAERRATFADRLKDLGPSWDEDRLDRLDTSAAAVEEVRRHRGSAEDAARILASAEERERSVGEAVKDAEKRYNDARRRAGEQESGRGRASDAGAAARRLQTTGALGALAAAAAGLAVAWGRSPTVMIVAVTVGAAAAAVILWSTRRAVARDEADRRAEIGAELASLAADALEARKAWERHHEEAEKARRAVQAAQDRWSHWLAEKGLDPSYGHDAALVAMDGARKARGVREEIRLAAEAESMGVQQADSYASSVSAVLAGLGLDPVGRCEAGEAISRLAGELDAAIAVQEAAARAEERRQGLVAQFDSAFPEDQRAAARREHAASTREELEARADSAMRDRVAREKDATDSATALGGLEQERRTLEASDELASAEARRAALDARLRKRLLEWASYRICQGILTEACDRYERERQPAVMRHASTAFSTMTGGRWESVIAPMGGLATLEAVMDDGRRLPSDRMSQSAEQQLYLSVRCGLVREYCAHAEPMPVAIDDILVNFDPERASAAAQVLSQLSDVCQVLVFTCHPHVVQQFRATGRVTREYSLEGGTILTTRSMTRQGGAATMP from the coding sequence ATGAGGATTCAGGAGATCTTGATCGACGGGTTTGGGGTGTTCGCCGGGCAACGAGTGAAGGATATCGGCCCCGGAGTTGTGGTGTTCTCCGGCCCAAATGAGGCGGGGAAGACGACGCTGATGTCGTTCATCCGGGGCGTTCTATTCGGCTACGAGAACAAGGCTTCCCGGTTCCACTATCCGCCTCTTGCAGGCGGTCGCCACGGGGGCGCGCTGACTGTGGCAATGAGCGATGGCAGCGAGCGCCGAATCGAAAGGTATGTTGGGGCTCCGAGAGCGAGTTCGCCTGATGTGCCTGTAGGCATTTCGAAGGCCTTCTACTCAAACGTGTTCGCGTTTGGTCTCTCAGAACTCGCCTCCATAAGCTCGCTCGGCTCGGAAGAGGTCAGCGCGCGGATCTACAGCGCGGGAGCAGGGCTTGGAGCTGCCTCTCTGCCGAGAGCCCGTGCGGATCTCGGGCGCGCTATCGACGCTCTGTACAAACCATCAGGTTCGACACCCGAGATCAATCGCATCATCGCCTCTATGCAATCGGCTGAACACGAGATCTCTGCCCTCCTGAAGGCGCCAAAGGAGTATAACGAGTTGATCGAAAGGATCAAGCTTGCGCAGGAGGAAGCGAGAGCCGCGACTGTTGCGGCAGACGCGGCGAGGCGGTTGGAGCTGTGGCTTACCAGCCTTCTGAGGACCCGGGACACCTGGGAGGCGATGCTTTCGGCTTCTCGGAGCATTGAGCAGCTTCGTGACGCAAGCCGGGGAGATGAGGCGCGCCGGGCGTCGCTGGCATCCGTCGCAGCTGGAATCCGAGAGCTGGAGCGGGAATCCACGGCCCACGCCAGGCTCATGCGTAGTCTGCCAGCGCTCGAAGCTGCGCTGGCGGAGCGGAGGGCGACGTTTGCGGATAGGCTCAAGGATTTGGGCCCTTCGTGGGATGAAGACCGGCTGGATCGCCTTGACACGTCTGCAGCTGCGGTGGAGGAGGTCCGCAGGCACCGTGGGAGTGCCGAGGACGCGGCGCGGATTCTGGCATCTGCAGAGGAGCGAGAGCGGAGCGTGGGAGAGGCCGTGAAGGATGCGGAGAAACGCTACAACGACGCGAGGCGCAGGGCGGGCGAGCAGGAGAGCGGCCGGGGCCGGGCATCTGATGCAGGCGCCGCTGCACGCAGGCTCCAAACCACTGGCGCCCTTGGAGCTTTGGCAGCGGCCGCTGCAGGTCTTGCAGTGGCGTGGGGAAGATCTCCCACTGTGATGATCGTGGCGGTCACTGTAGGAGCCGCCGCAGCCGCAGTGATCCTCTGGTCGACGCGGCGTGCTGTGGCCCGCGATGAGGCGGATCGGCGTGCGGAGATCGGCGCCGAGCTCGCGAGCCTGGCGGCCGATGCATTAGAGGCGCGCAAAGCGTGGGAGCGTCATCACGAGGAGGCGGAAAAGGCCAGGCGAGCCGTTCAGGCTGCGCAAGACAGGTGGTCCCATTGGCTTGCAGAGAAGGGGCTGGATCCGTCGTATGGCCACGATGCAGCGCTGGTGGCGATGGACGGAGCGCGTAAGGCGCGCGGTGTGCGGGAGGAAATCCGGCTTGCGGCGGAAGCGGAATCCATGGGCGTGCAACAGGCTGATTCGTACGCCTCATCAGTAAGCGCAGTCCTAGCAGGACTGGGTCTGGATCCTGTGGGCCGCTGCGAAGCCGGAGAGGCGATATCTCGGCTCGCGGGCGAGCTTGATGCGGCGATAGCTGTTCAGGAGGCGGCCGCACGTGCCGAGGAGAGACGCCAGGGGCTTGTTGCCCAGTTCGACTCCGCGTTTCCAGAGGACCAGCGAGCGGCCGCCCGCCGGGAGCATGCTGCATCAACCCGCGAAGAGCTGGAAGCTCGGGCGGATAGCGCGATGCGTGATCGGGTGGCGAGAGAGAAGGATGCAACTGACTCCGCAACTGCCCTGGGCGGCCTGGAACAGGAAAGGCGCACTCTGGAAGCCTCGGATGAGCTCGCGTCGGCTGAGGCTCGCCGCGCTGCACTCGACGCGAGGCTGCGCAAGCGTCTGCTGGAGTGGGCCTCATACAGGATATGCCAAGGAATCCTCACTGAAGCGTGCGACAGGTACGAGCGGGAAAGGCAGCCGGCCGTGATGCGGCACGCCTCAACCGCGTTCTCTACAATGACGGGGGGAAGATGGGAGTCGGTCATTGCTCCCATGGGTGGCCTTGCCACCCTGGAAGCGGTGATGGATGACGGGCGTAGGCTGCCTTCAGATCGGATGAGCCAAAGTGCTGAACAGCAGCTTTACCTATCAGTGAGGTGCGGGCTTGTGCGCGAGTATTGCGCTCACGCGGAGCCCATGCCTGTGGCGATAGACGATATCCTAGTGAACTTCGATCCCGAACGGGCCTCCGCAGCTGCTCAAGTCCTTTCGCAGCTGTCGGATGTGTGCCAGGTGCTGGTGTTCACCTGTCATCCCCATGTGGTACAGCAGTTCAGAGCCACGGGGCGGGTGACGAGGGAGTACAGTCTTGAGGGCGGGACCATCCTCACCACCCGCTCGATGACGCGCCAGGGCGGCGCAGCTACAATGCCCTGA
- a CDS encoding DNA repair exonuclease produces the protein MEEFCFVHAADIHLDSPFAGVGSDSPELAAAFMGSTRQSLRSICDLCVNSNAAFLVLAGDVFDGAQPGLRAQLELHSCVRRLAGHGIHTYIAHGNHDPLSTVCARLDWPREAHFFSDEVQSYPVVARGRELAEVQGISYSRPVVTDNLAKCFAKRPGSPFAIGVLHANVGGLPGHENYAPCTIDDLIATGIDYWALGHVHTHVVLRAERPVIAYPGCAQGRNPRESGEHGCCLVHVDSCGDAVVEFTPTDRIRWHTMELSIDGMSSIDELLAALDSGLLAAQRGSDGRSCVARVRLAGRGPLHSEISRGVSSADLLAAVREARGLDGGLSWSDADRFIWVESVVDDTAPEVDRGALVGEGTLVSDFLNLVDEARAGGDQGLLASIRTALASDLKRHKQAFTMVSNMTDEEILSLLNRAESIGLDLLLGEEAGV, from the coding sequence ATGGAGGAGTTCTGTTTCGTCCACGCTGCCGACATCCATCTCGATTCTCCCTTTGCTGGAGTGGGTTCCGACTCCCCGGAACTGGCCGCGGCGTTCATGGGTTCCACAAGGCAGTCTCTTCGCTCCATATGCGATCTGTGTGTGAACAGCAATGCTGCCTTTCTCGTCCTTGCGGGTGATGTGTTCGATGGAGCACAGCCCGGCCTCAGGGCTCAGCTTGAGCTCCACTCCTGTGTGCGCCGGCTTGCCGGGCACGGCATTCACACCTACATCGCCCATGGGAACCATGACCCACTATCTACGGTTTGCGCAAGGCTTGATTGGCCTCGCGAGGCGCATTTCTTCTCCGACGAGGTGCAGTCGTACCCGGTGGTGGCGAGAGGGCGCGAACTCGCCGAGGTGCAGGGAATCAGCTATTCGAGGCCTGTAGTAACGGATAACCTGGCGAAATGCTTCGCGAAGCGCCCGGGCAGCCCGTTTGCGATTGGCGTACTTCATGCCAACGTGGGAGGCCTTCCAGGGCACGAGAACTACGCGCCATGCACCATTGACGACCTGATAGCGACTGGCATTGACTACTGGGCTCTGGGGCACGTCCACACTCACGTGGTTCTTCGGGCGGAGCGTCCGGTTATCGCATACCCGGGTTGCGCTCAGGGGAGAAACCCGCGGGAGTCGGGCGAACACGGCTGCTGCCTGGTTCATGTAGACTCGTGCGGAGATGCGGTGGTTGAGTTTACTCCCACTGATCGAATAAGATGGCATACCATGGAGCTATCGATAGACGGGATGTCGTCCATCGATGAACTGCTGGCAGCCTTGGATTCAGGGCTATTGGCAGCCCAACGAGGGTCGGATGGCCGATCCTGCGTCGCCAGGGTTCGGCTTGCCGGGCGCGGCCCGCTGCACAGTGAGATCTCCCGTGGAGTGAGTTCGGCTGATCTCTTGGCTGCAGTGAGGGAGGCACGCGGGCTGGATGGTGGGCTTTCCTGGTCAGATGCGGATAGGTTCATCTGGGTGGAATCAGTCGTCGATGACACTGCTCCAGAGGTTGACCGCGGCGCCCTCGTGGGCGAGGGCACTTTGGTCTCGGATTTCCTGAACCTAGTGGATGAAGCGAGGGCAGGCGGTGATCAGGGGCTGCTGGCCTCCATTCGGACCGCCCTTGCCTCCGATTTGAAGAGGCACAAACAGGCCTTCACCATGGTGAGCAACATGACCGATGAGGAGATTCTCTCCCTTCTGAACAGGGCTGAATCTATCGGACTCGATCTTCTCCTTGGAGAGGAGGCGGGGGTATGA